One window of Pseudodesulfovibrio profundus genomic DNA carries:
- a CDS encoding IS1595 family transposase, which yields MYERKSRLSPQKRARLIEHFIAGTTARAAAQLVDVNKNTAATFFTRLRKIIADEMEKASPFDGEIEVDESYFGGVRKGKRGRGAAGKVPVFGLLKRGGRVYTVMIPNARSTTLLPIMERMILPDSIVYTDAFRSYDALDVSDFHHVRINHSERFVDRQNHINGIENFWNQAKRHLRRFNGIPRDSFFLFPKSVKKLH from the coding sequence ATGTACGAAAGGAAAAGCAGGCTCAGCCCACAGAAGCGGGCCAGGCTCATTGAGCACTTCATTGCCGGCACAACGGCACGTGCTGCCGCTCAACTGGTGGACGTCAACAAGAACACGGCGGCCACGTTTTTCACTCGGCTGAGGAAAATCATTGCCGATGAGATGGAAAAGGCATCGCCATTCGACGGTGAGATTGAAGTTGATGAGAGCTACTTCGGAGGAGTCAGGAAAGGCAAGCGCGGTCGAGGTGCTGCAGGGAAAGTCCCTGTTTTCGGCTTGTTGAAGCGTGGAGGGCGGGTTTATACGGTCATGATCCCAAACGCCCGGAGCACGACACTTCTCCCCATCATGGAGCGTATGATCTTGCCGGACAGTATCGTGTACACTGACGCTTTCAGAAGCTATGATGCGCTGGATGTCTCGGACTTCCACCATGTGCGGATCAATCACTCTGAAAGGTTCGTGGACAGGCAAAACCACATCAATGGGATTGAGAACTTTTGGAACCAAGCCAAGCGCCACCTCCGCCGGTTCAACGGCATCCCCAGGGACAGTTTTTTCCTGT